The Stigmatella ashevillena genomic sequence TGAGCGCCTGGCACCCCTCACTGGCGAAGTCGAGGCTCCAGTCCGGACGGCAGCGAAAAACCATGCCGGGCAGGTTGCCCATGAGCATCGACAAGGTCCGCTGGCTCTCGAGCAGCGCCTCCTCGGCCTGGCGTCTCTGGCGCTCCAACACCTGCCGTTCGCGCTGGCTCAGCGTCTGCTCCTGACGCCGCAGGGCCTCACGCTCATGGAAGAGATCCACGAAGACGCGCACCTTGGCGCGCAGGGCGTCCGGCTCCACGGGCTTGCTCAGATAATCCACCGCGCCGCTCGCATACCCGCGCACGATGACGGCTTCCTCCCGCCGCGCGCCCGACAGGAAGATGAGGGGCACTCGCCGATTGGGGGCATGCTCCCGGATGAGCCGGGCCGCTTCGAACCCATCCATGCCGGGCATCCGGACATCCATCAGCACCAGGGCGAACTCCTGATCCTCCAGATACTGGAGCGCCTCTTCGCCCGACTGCGCCTTGATGATGTGGAGATCCAACGAGCCCAGCGAGCGCTCAAGGGCCGCCAACTCGAAGGGCTGGTCATCCACCACCAGAATGGTGGCCCGCGATTCCTGCCCGACGTGCAAGGCGCCTCCGGTCAGAGGGACGGTGTACCAGTGCCCATCAGGGTGTGCACAATCGTTGTAGGCGGAAGTGTCCAACACTCTAATGGACCAGAGGGCGATGTCTGGTATCGCACGAAGCCTGCCTGGGCCTCGGACCGTGGAGCTGGACCTACCTCATCGCACCCTGCCCTGAAGTCTCGAGTTCCAAGGCCTGCGCAGGCACGGGCTCGCGCATGAGCCGACTCGCCATCCGCTTCAACTTCGCGGCGGTCGCCGCGCGGTGGATGATGGTCGTGAGTTCTTCGGGCCGGTAGGGCTTGCGCAGCAGGTGGAAGAAGTCTCGTGCCTGCTGGAGTTCGAGCCTCTGGACGGACTGGTAATCCCCGGTGATCAAAATGCCCGCCAAGTAGGGACGGCTGGTGGAGGCCGCGTGCAGCAGGTGGCCACAGTCGCGCGTGGGCAGATCAATGTCCACGCAGGCGACATCGAAGTGGTGCTGATCCATCAGCGCGATCGCTGACTCAGCCGTCCTGGCAAGCTTGACCTGGAAATGCATGGACAGAATCGCCCCAGCCGTTCCAAGTGCCGCCTCCTCTGCCGCGACGAACAGAACGCTGCACAGGTTGGAAACCTCCGTACGGAGTGTCATTCCACGCATGATGTGATTCCCCCCGGTGAGGCCCCTGTGCCCGAATCCGGACGTTCAAGAGACTCCTCCGTATCCATCCTTCAGAATGCCTCCCGTATTCAAGCCCCCCACCCCTGGAATGACACAAAAGTCCGGCGCTGACAGAACCCCGGGAGTACATTGCCAGACGCCCCCAGACAGCGCTGTCTCACATTGAACACCGCCATCACCCTTTCAGCCGGTTTGAATTCCTGGCTTTGTCGGTGATAGTGGCCTCCTGGTCTAATGACAGCATGGTCGTGGATCGGGGGGAAGTCATGACACGTAGGTGCTCGGCAGATGCCTTCGCAGAAGGGCTGCGCCTGCTTGCATGCCCGCTTTAAACGGACCCCGCCTGCTTCGTGAGAGCGCTTCCATCGGGTTCCCCATGAGCCATCCCGAGAATGAGAACACCTTGGCGGAGCGTCTGGTCAGCGAGACGCAGCGGCTCTACGCCCAGTACACGTCCGACACGCGCCGGCGGGTGGATGCCGTCTTCGCCTGGCTCATGGTCGGCCAGTGGCTGTTTGCCATTGGCATCGCCTGGGTCCTCGCCCCCTACGGCTGGGAGGGAACGGCGCGAGCGCTGCACGTCCACCTCCATGCCGCGCTCTTCCTGGGAGGAGGGCTCAGCCTCTTGCCGATCCTCCTGGCCTGGTGGCACCCAGGCACGGTGCTCACCCGGCACGTGGTGGCCATCTCCCAGCTGCTCTGGTCCGCGCTGCTCATCCACCTGACGGGGGGGCGCGTCGAGACGCACTTCCACATCTTCGGCTCCCTGGCCTTCCTGGCCTTCTACCGGGATTGGAAGGTTTTGCTCACCGCCACCCTCACCATCGCCTTGGACCACTCGCTGCGCGGCCTGTTCTGGCCCGAGTCCATCTACGGCATCTCCACCCCTGAGCCCTGGCGCCTGGGAGAGCACCTGTTCTGGGTGGCCTTCATGGACATCGTGCTCTTCGTCACCTGCCGGGCCGCGCTCAGTGAGATGCAGGAGATGGCCAAGCGCCGGGCCATGGCAGAGCTGGCGTATGTGCAGCTCTCGGACAGCCTGATGCAGCTCCAGGCCACCCAGGCCCAGCTCCTGTTCGCGGACCGGCTGGCCGCGATGGGGCGGTTGGCCGCGGGCGTCGGACACGAGATCAACAACCCCCTGGCCTACGTCATCAGCAACATCAACTACGTGCACCGCGAGCTGGGGCTCATGCCCGGCTCCCCCTCGCCAGAGACCCAGCGGGAGCTGCTCGCGGCGATCGCCGACGCCCAGGAGGGCGCCGAGCGCGTGCGCCTCATCGTCCAGGATCTGAAGATGCTGGCGCAGGCGCAGGACTTCCGCTCGCTCCTGGAGCATGACGCCTGCAACGGGCCGTCGGACCTGAAGGCCATCGTCGACAGCGCCGTGAGGGTCGCCTCCCGGCAGATCCGCTGCCGCGCCCGCCTGGTCACGGAGATCGAAGCCATTCCCCTGGTCCAGGGCAACGAGGGAAGGCTGCGGCAGGTCTTCCTCAACCTGCTCATCAACGCGGCCCAGGCCATTCCCGAGGGCCGGGTGGACCAGAACGAGATCCGCGTGGTGGCACGCCAGCTGACCCCTCAGCACGTCAGCGTGGAGGTCCGCGACACGGGATGCGGCATTCCGGCGGAGAACCTGGAGCACATCTTCGATCCGTTCTTCACCACCAAGCCTCCTGGAGAGGGAACGGGGCTGGGGCTCTCGGTGAGCCACAGCATCATCACCTCCATGGGAGGCGCCATCAGCGTGGAGAGCGATGTCGGCAGTGGGACGACCATCCGCGTCAACCTGCCCACCGTGGACCCGCTCCTCCTGAGCGCCATGCAGCCCTCCCACTGAGCCGCCGCCGCGGGCCCTGCGTCAGGGAACCGGCAGCGGGTTGCGCTCGACGAACTGACGCTGGTGCCAGTAGGGATAAGCGGGCACCGTGGCGCTGGCCGCGTCGAGCTTCGCGACCTGCGCCGCCGTCAGGTTCCACCCGGCGGCGCCCAGGTTCTGGCGCAGCTGCTCCTCGTTGCGCGCACCGATGATGACGTTGGCGACCGTCGGCCGCTGCAGCAACCAGTTCAGGGCGACCTGCGGCACCGTCTTGCCCGTCTCCGCCGCCACCGCGTCCAGCGCGTCCACCACCTGGTAGAGGTACTCCTCGGGCACCTTCGGGCCGCCCTCCGCCGTCACCGCCGTCAGGCGGCTGCCCTGCGGCAAGGGCTTGCCACGCCGGATCTTTCCGGTGAGCCGACCCCAGCCCAAGGGGCTCCACACCACCGTGCCGACCTTCTGGTCGAGCGCCAGGGGCATCAACTCCCACTCGTACTCGCGCCCGACGAGCGAGTAGTACGCCTGGTGGGCCACGTACCGGGAGAGGTTGTGGCGATCCGACACCGCCAGCGACTTCATGAGGTGCCAGCCCGAGAAGTTCGAGCAACCGATGTAGCGGATCTTCCCGCTGCGCACCAAATCATCGAGCGCGTTGAGCGTCTCCTCGACGGGCGTGACGGCATCGAAGCCGTGCAGTTGAAACAGGTCGATGAAGTCGGTGCCCAGACGGCGCAGACTGGCTTCGCAAGCCCGGATCAGGTGGTAGCGCGACGAGCCCACGTCATTGGGGCCCGTGCCCGCGCGGAAGGTGGCCTTGGTAGAGAGGATCACCCGCTCGCGTCGTCCCTTGAGGGCCTGACCGAGAATCTCCTCGGCCAGACCGTTGGAGTAGACATCGGCCGTGTCGAACATGTTCATCCCGGCTTCGAGCGAGATGTCGACGAGCCGGGTGGCCTCCTTCACGTCCGTGGACCCGAAGCCCTTGAAGAAGTCGTTGCTGCCCCCGAAGGATGCCGTGCCCAGACTGAAAACGGGAACCTTGAACCCCGAACCGCCCAGCTGTCTGAATTCCATGGGGCGGATTCTCCCCATCACCCTGGCCGAGGCAAGGAGTTAAGGGGAACTCGCGGGCGTCCGTACCGGGGTGAACAAGCCTCGCTCCACCAAGCGTTCGAGAATGTTCTTCACCCCCTGCTCCACGGACTCCTGATCCGTCCGGACGGTCACATCCGGGGACTCGGGCGGCTCATAGGGATCCGAAATGCCGGTGAAGTTCGAGATCTCTCCGGCGAGGGCTTTCTTGTAGAGGCCCTTCACATCGCGCTGGATGAGCGCCTCCAGGCTGGCATGCGCATGCACCTCGACGAAGGCAATGCCTTGCTCACCGGCCAGACGCTTCACCTCGTCGCGCGCCTGCCGGTACGGGGAGATGGC encodes the following:
- a CDS encoding response regulator, whose product is MTLRTEVSNLCSVLFVAAEEAALGTAGAILSMHFQVKLARTAESAIALMDQHHFDVACVDIDLPTRDCGHLLHAASTSRPYLAGILITGDYQSVQRLELQQARDFFHLLRKPYRPEELTTIIHRAATAAKLKRMASRLMREPVPAQALELETSGQGAMR
- a CDS encoding sensor histidine kinase; this encodes MSHPENENTLAERLVSETQRLYAQYTSDTRRRVDAVFAWLMVGQWLFAIGIAWVLAPYGWEGTARALHVHLHAALFLGGGLSLLPILLAWWHPGTVLTRHVVAISQLLWSALLIHLTGGRVETHFHIFGSLAFLAFYRDWKVLLTATLTIALDHSLRGLFWPESIYGISTPEPWRLGEHLFWVAFMDIVLFVTCRAALSEMQEMAKRRAMAELAYVQLSDSLMQLQATQAQLLFADRLAAMGRLAAGVGHEINNPLAYVISNINYVHRELGLMPGSPSPETQRELLAAIADAQEGAERVRLIVQDLKMLAQAQDFRSLLEHDACNGPSDLKAIVDSAVRVASRQIRCRARLVTEIEAIPLVQGNEGRLRQVFLNLLINAAQAIPEGRVDQNEIRVVARQLTPQHVSVEVRDTGCGIPAENLEHIFDPFFTTKPPGEGTGLGLSVSHSIITSMGGAISVESDVGSGTTIRVNLPTVDPLLLSAMQPSH
- a CDS encoding aldo/keto reductase, which gives rise to MEFRQLGGSGFKVPVFSLGTASFGGSNDFFKGFGSTDVKEATRLVDISLEAGMNMFDTADVYSNGLAEEILGQALKGRRERVILSTKATFRAGTGPNDVGSSRYHLIRACEASLRRLGTDFIDLFQLHGFDAVTPVEETLNALDDLVRSGKIRYIGCSNFSGWHLMKSLAVSDRHNLSRYVAHQAYYSLVGREYEWELMPLALDQKVGTVVWSPLGWGRLTGKIRRGKPLPQGSRLTAVTAEGGPKVPEEYLYQVVDALDAVAAETGKTVPQVALNWLLQRPTVANVIIGARNEEQLRQNLGAAGWNLTAAQVAKLDAASATVPAYPYWHQRQFVERNPLPVP
- the cysC gene encoding adenylyl-sulfate kinase; this translates as MEHENTSHILDVYGGRPRGFILWLTGMSGAGKSTLANAVRHPLEKVQPVEVLDGDEVRTILSRGLGFSKADREENIRRIGYVARVLARHRVAVITAAISPYRQARDEVKRLAGEQGIAFVEVHAHASLEALIQRDVKGLYKKALAGEISNFTGISDPYEPPESPDVTVRTDQESVEQGVKNILERLVERGLFTPVRTPASSP